The DNA segment GTATAGCTCGGCTCCACAGTGTTCTGCCTCTCGCCGTAACCGCCAGAGACCTGTAAGCGGCGTCGCGTACGGCTATACCTCCGCCGCGAGGAGAGAGCTTACCAGATGCATCGGTGGCGGCGCTAATACGTAGTTCCCTCAGAGATCGAATGATGTTGGTCGAGTAGATTTGCTGCTGCTTCTCGGATCTCCATTTCTGCACCGATGATTGAGACGAAGAATGCGACGGTGATGGTGACGTTGGTTTCATTTCTTACGCTTACGCCGCGACTGATCATAACTGGAGCTAGCCGTTGGATGATTTGTCAGTGGAGAAATAGACTCCATGTCAGTTCCTCTGCTTCTCCGGTGACAGTGTCTGAAGACAGAAATAGAGAAAAGAGATTAGCGATTAGAGAGTAGAAGATGAGAGAATGTTTTCTGAGGAAGGAAAGGTAATGAGGAATCGTTTTGTTATTATCTTCCTCCTCCATGTGATCTCCACTCAacattatttcttttaaaataatattatcacCATTAATTTATGTTGATTAAACCTAATCACAAGTGCTAACATTTTAAATTCTACTTGTTGTTATGCGTTGTTTGACATATTGATTGTCATATAGATTGATTGAATACAGTGATGTCGTCAATGTGTAACGCCGGATGTAAAAAAACGTCAATTTGTAACGCCGTACATAATTATTTCCAAAAGGATATATGAAATGAATCCATGATTTTCTCAATGCCGAACGTAAACTTATTTTCACGTTAGGCTCTTTTattattatctaaaaatagatatgTTTATACTTTGGTTTCTGTCTGAAAGTAAAATCGTTACGCAAAAAAAAAGTCGTTAGACATATGGgtgggcaaaaaaaaaacaaaacgaacCGGATCAAACCTACCAATCAAACCGAAACCGATTCAAACCGAACTAAAGTCTATTTCAAACCATTCGGTTGAATATTTTCCAATCCGAATGGAACCGAAAAACCAatgtatttttgtaattatttaaattaaaaatattagtgataccaatatactaaaattctaatactataccatatatttttcatttttcatttattaacaTACATTCTTTTAACCGAATATgtaatcattaaaatatttgatttaaaaaataaaaaaatctgtatttttatatatgtaaacaCGAATGTGAAATCTAAACCTAAAAGCTAAAGCAAaatttattacaaaatttttttttcacaacgTCATATAAAAGATGATTCATTGCAAGCTTTTTAATAGTGATATAAGAAAATGTTAGTCTTTTTTTAGTTaactttcatttattttaatttttatatatgttttatgattttttaaaggtttttgtttgaattttatattaaatttaattcacatagtttatatttacataatttatgctttaaaaaataatttctctTGTGTCacaacaaaaaacataatttctcttaaaaaaattaaactaaaaaaaatctaaataaattaatccaaaaaataaataaataaccgaatcgaacacaaaccaaaccaaactaactatgttttttttttctaacatcATAAATGCATATTTTGGCTCTGCCTTTCTTTTCTGAAAAGGCCATAAGGGTTAACTAAAATTGGATACTGAAATTGAAGAAATGTCTCATAATATGTACACACTACACTCGCAGCCTCGTTGTCCTACAAAAAGTTTCACACACTACATATATATGCCATCACATTTGCTTAAACATAAGCATGAGAAATGAATTATCGCTTTCTAACCGTTATTTTGTTAATTCAATATTGTAATAAACGACTATAAAAAAAAGTAGATAAACGAGTATACTTCCAATTCCAAACAAACGTCTGACATACTGACACAACCTCACGGGTCTCAACTCGTAtgacatttttttcttgtttgcgTCCACATGATCCGCACTTTTATCCAAATAGGATAAGGTTTATTTTCTTCTAAACTTAAAGATGTGAACTAATTTTCCTGAAGCAGTTTAAGCAAAAGAAAACAGAACAATTCAAACGGAGGAAAATGTGATATGTGATGTGTGGCTTCAAGAGTTTCAGACAAAGCCTAGTCTTCACAGGCACGTAGAGAACTTTGAAAGGAGACGAGAGACATATTTATGTTAAAACTAACACAAATAACAACCTTATAATGAAAAATTATCTAGAAAACGCTGGAAAGGAGATTAGCAGCAGTGGAAATGGCTGCTCCGGTAAGAGCAGACTGAACCACTTGCTCATGACTTGTCCTCTCCGAGGTTGTCATAGCCATTGCCGCTCCTGTCAATGCTCCAGCAACTGCACTGTTTCTCTGCGATATACGTATGGTTACAAGTTAAGTAAAGATCATCGCATTAACAAAATGACAAATGTTGATTAGACTCACCCAATCATGAGCTCCTCCACGAGCCTCCTTCATACCATAAGTTATACCGGAATATAGTCCAGCTGCTAGCCCTACCATACCATATCACATCAATCAACATCACAACCTTAGCTAATCAAATCTCTATTTGATTTTAAACTACAACAGTTAGTTAAAGATATAAACTCACCCCACTGGAGAGATTCTTTTCCTGTATTCTTCACCTAAGTACCAGCCAATATAAATGGTAATTACTTATTAGAAACTTAATTATAGTGTAATTCACAAGCCTATGACCAGACTTATTTTCTTCTTACCAAAATTTCTATTACATATCACACAAAACACATATGGCACATGCACATCATACACGTACATAATATGTATATACATGCGGACGAATTTTAGATATacatttaaaaagaaaagaaaattggaCGTTCAGTGAAAACTCACCAGTGCCTCCAGAGATTTGCTGCTGTTTTCCCCTGAAAATGCAACAACAAATACTATTAACAACACAATACAAATTATAACTAACAAACACTATATAAAAGACACAACGCAAATAATATATGCCATTAACCAAATACGGTACATATAGTAATTGGGAGTGCATGAGATAGTTAACGGACCTCTGAGATTAGGGAACCTATGTTTCTTGCTGCCGGTGTCCTCAGACGGTGGACCCATGCTGCTCGAGTCAAAACCTGTCCCTGAGTTATCATTAATCAaatcaaagttttatttttacttcTGTTAATTTTCCTGGCAAGTTTTACACTGAATAAGAAAGTGGCAGGAGATTTACCATCAACCACTGTAAAGTAAGCTTCCCTCGACACAGCTTGCAAAGCTCCGACCTTAATATTTTATCCcatttaaacatatattaattactaatacaaatatatcatctttaacatgtatatattttcacgtATATCTGAAAACTTAGGACTTACACCGGCGGCTTTGACGAAGGAGTCGGCGACGCGGTTGAGAAGAGGATGGCCAAGATCGAATAAACTTGCCTTCTCAAAGCTTCTTATCTCATCCATTACTTTTCTTCCTCCACTCTTctccattttcttcttttttgtcgTTTCTGTCTTTCTTTCTGTGTTAAAAACTGCTCTCTTCACAACAACGTAGAGAGAAGAATGTGGAACCGAACAGAATGAGCTTTCCTACTCTCTCGACACGTGCTCTTCTTTCCCACACGTGTCGGAGTCTGACCTTTGAACTCTTCACCCTTCTCATTCGTAACGTGTCGCTTCATTACTAACTTCAAACGATTAAATAAAAGCCCAATGGGCCTAGAATCTAAACCGGGTTTTTAAAAATCTCCGGTCTAAAGACGACAAAGTGCCACGTGTCCCATCTTTGATATCTCCGCCTCCGCTCGTCTCTGTCGTGAGCTATACTTGTCATCTCCCTCACTCCCATTTttcagatctctctctctctctctctctctctctctaaaaatgcAATCagctttctctctctccttctcacAGTCCTCTCTTACTCTACCCAATCGTCCGCTCTGTTCACCGAATGCCGCACCGAGGAATCTCCGGTTCTGCGGTCTCCGGCGGGAGGCGTTTGGTTTCTCTCCGCCGAAGCAGTTAAACTCTTGCCGTTTCCAAGTCAAAAATAGAAGGATCGAAGTCTCCGCCGCTGCTGGTGGCAATGGAGCTCCTTCGAATAAGTCCTTCGATTATGATTTGGTCATAATCGGAGCTGGAGTTGGTGGCCACGGAGCTGCATTGCACGCCGTTGAGAAGGTTTAACCTTTATTTCTTACCATAGATCCTTCTTACTCTATGCTAAATGTGAAGCTCTCACTTGGTTGGTAGTAGTTCTGTAATAGATAACTTAGTGCTGTAATAGAATAACTTAGTTCTGTAATAGAATAAAGTAGTTCTGTAATAGATAaggtgtgtttttttttcctatagGGACTCAAAACTGCCATCATTGAGGGAGATGTTGTTGGAGGGACTTGTGTTAACAGAGGATGTGTGCCTTCGAAAGCTCTTCTTGCTGTTAGTGGTCGGATGAGGGAACTTCAGAACGAACATCACATGAAGTCCTTTGGTCTGCAGGTAAATAATACCACCAACTGATGTTGCCTATGATCCTTTCTCTCGTTATAGTTCATGAAATGATTGTAGATGCTCAAAAGTTCTGATTCTGTCTTCTCCCCTGGATAACAGGTTTCAGCTGCGGGTTATGACCGTCAGGGTGTGGCTGACCATGCCAGTAACCTGGCTACCAAAATTAGGAATAATCTCACCAATTCTATGAAGGCGCTTGGTGTTGACATATTGACAGGGTTTGGCTCTGTTCTGGTTAGTTTGTTATTGTCCTTTTGGTATGATAACTCAGACATGATTACTTAATTGGCGATCCTAATTGTACTCTTTATTCTACTTGTTCAGGGGCCACAAAAGGTTAAATATGGAAAGGACAATGTTATTACCGCCAAAGATATAATCATTGCTACCGGATCTGTACCTTTTGTCCCCAAAGGAATAGAAGTTGATGGTATGTGAGGGGAGGAGTCTCAAAACTAAAAACATCTCGTCTCTGTTAGTATAGCAAGCAGCTTAAAGTTgccttatgtttttttgttctgtAGGAAAGACTGTTATCACAAGTGACCATGCATTGAAGTTGGAGTCTGTTCCTGACTGGATTGCGATAGTAGGAAGTGGTTATATCGGTCTTGAGTTCAGTGATGTTTACACCGCCCTTGGCAGTGAGGTAGTAGCATGTTGATTTTATGGGCAAGTAGTGTTCGTTTGTTTATTGCTTtcaagtaagtttttttttctaaatagtAAGAAAATTTTATGCAGGTAACATTTATTGAGGCGCTGGATCAGCTGATGCCTGGATTTGATCCTGAGATCAGTAAGCTGGCTCAAAGGGTTCTGATAAATCCAAGAAAGATTGACTATCATACTGGAGTGTTTGCAAGCAAAGTAAGCTTGCTTATCTCAcgcattttatatataatttcttccATATACAGTCTGTTTGCGgatctttcatttttttttcacagaTCACTCCAGCAAAAGATGGAAGACCAGTGATGATTGAGCTGATTGATGCTAAAACCAAGGAACACAAGGATACTTTGGAGGTAAGGACGATTAATGATGGTGCACTAGAGAATGATTTTACTGCTGCGTAGTACTCATATCCCAAATAAATGTCTTTGGATTCTATCACAACGGACTCTTTTATGggttatttattttcttctcttGCACTGAAAGTGTGACCTTATGTTCCCTTTTTTTCAAGGTGGACGCTGCTCTTATTGCTACAGGAAGAGCTCCATTCACCAATGGTCTTGGCCTTGAAAACGTaagagataataataataaaccgCATCCTCTAATGAATATATGTTTTCACACTTTTGGTTCTCTGAGTTTATTTGGTTGTGAAAGAAATAACCTTCACGCTCTCTTTTCCACACAGATCAATGTAGCGACACAGAGAGGTTTCATACCAGTTGATGAGCGAATGCGTGTTATCGACGGAAACGGAAAGCTGGTTAGTGTTCTTTTCATACGCACATCTTAGTATGTCTTACAATCAGTTCTTACCGAGACATTCTTGGTTGATAGGTTCCAAACCTGTACTGCATCGGTGATGCCAATGGGAAACTGATGCTCGCTCATGCAGCCAGTGCCCAAGGAATTTCAGGTAAATTGATTATTAATACTccattatatatatgcataagcCTTTTTCCCCTTTTAAATGTAAACTCTGTGTGCCTCTACTTGGTGTTGGCTAGTGGTGGAGCAAGTCACAGGTAGAGATCATGTGCTGAATCATCTTAGCATCCCAGCTGCTTGTTTCACTCATCCTGAAATCAGCATGGTGGGATTAACAGAGGTAACTCTCGACACCCTTAGTGGATTTGTAAAAACTTGACCTTTTGTGTGTGGGTAACCATTTCTGCAATTCACAGCCTCAAGCGAGAGAGAAAGCTGAGAAAGAAGGATTTAAAGTAAGTATTGCCAAGACAAGTTTCAAGGCAAACACAAAGGCTCTAGCCGAAAATGAAGGAGAAGGACTCGCTAAGGTAAAGAGAAGAACTAAATTGAACTTTATTGTTTCAAGAAAGTTGTTTTGTAGTCATGGAGTGACCGAGAAGACGCTCTCTTTATGTGCAACAGATGATATACAGACCTGACAATGGTGAAATCCTAGGAGTTCATATCTTCGGGTTGCACGCAGCTGATCTTATCCATGAAGCATCCAACGCTATCGCATTAGGAACACGCATTCAGGTTAGGGGGCAATCTTCTTGCTTGCAAACTAACCTGTTTCATTAAGCTTTAGATTGTGAGATTATTGTGGTTTTTGTGATGTGCTTGCAGGACATAAAACTTGCGGTTCATGCACATCCAACTCTGTCTGAGGTTGTAGACGAACTGTTTAAAGCAGctaaggtaaaaaaaaatacaaggatTTAGATTTGCAGTTCCCTGATCCATAGAAATCAAAACTTTAAGTAACCAAACTTTTGTTACCTCTCTCACTTTCAGGTCGAAAGTCCAGCTTCAACAACGCCACAAAGTGTAAAAGCTGCTGTATAAACAGAATCTTGAGATCAGCCTGTAACAAAAGTTTTGTGTTCCAAGACATTTGTGTTTTAGCGACATTCGCTATGTATCCACTTATGCTTGTTCTAAtgtttttccttctttttcttattatatCTTCGATCATTATTATAACAGAATAAAAAAGCAGATTGTGACGGAGACacatgattaaaataaaattaccatagatcagatttttaaaatagaaaatagttaTCAAAATAAAACCACCACAATCCTCCAGAAAAAGACCAACTACAAGACGCTCTATGGAAATCTTACGCCTCCAAATCAGATAACAAGATTCTAGTCAAAGTCATCAACAGACCCGAAGCTTTGTCTTCTTTCTGCTATTTGAAAGAATCCCTTTCTCCAATTCTACTTTTGATCCCCTATTGGATGGTACATTTAGAATCTGCTTCATAAAACATATAAGCTCCTTTCTTATTGCAAAAAATAACCGAAAAACATAAGTTTTTATGTTGTTGCTTGGCCTCAATGGTTATCATTTCTATTTGTTCATGAGAAATCGTATGCCTTTTTTGGGATGATTTATTAACCTTCAATTGGATATTACCTCTCTTGGAGAGGGTGAGAGGCACATCAGGTCAAAAACTTTTACAATACTATGCGAAATATGTAAAACATGTCTTTACAAACATTTTATCTAATATTGCTGATAATTGAAGTATAAAAACATATCACATTGAAATTTATTTCATAAATCTAACTTCATAAACTATTTGTAAAGATAGTTTGACCAAATTGGCTCTATAAAAAATACTAATCAGTTTAATCATCAACAACTAATCATCGCGgattttagatttattttatatttataatttctacataaatattttaaatattaattcacatatatctatattaataaagttgACTAGAAAGTCTCTACAATGTGCCACGTCAGCGAAGCCTATTCCTTTTTCTGACACGTGTCCTTATCCATCTTCTTCCTACGCTATTGTTTGGTGGTGTTCACATATTAGATGGGCCTCTCAATTGATTGAGCTTATAGTTCTTCATGTATTTGCACATTTGACCCATAAGGACATAGGGTTCCTTCCCCTCTTCTTAGGACTTACAGAGCAACGCTGCCTTGAGTTTCCGATCAGATTACATTGCCGCCTATCAACAGTCCTGTAACGGCTGCAGTTATCATTCACTCACCATTTTAAAGCAAGCATTTACGTGTTTTAGAGCACTCCGCCCATTCTCTCGCATTCAATCTTCACCCTCCTTCAAGGTAACGGCTTAAAGCTCAATCTATAAATAAGATTGTCGTATGCGATGATCAGTATCAACTTAAACAAATCAAATTGTTAATTCTCTCAAACAGGCAATGATAGGTTCCGTCAATGCCATCCGCTTCGGCACTTATGTGAACTCGATTAGTGGTATGGACGTTACATGGGACAACATCAACTTCAGACTGTCTTACTCCCCTCTCTCCAGACGCTTCAATGATAGCACGGCGTTCACAGAATTGACGGAAACGGTTAATCCGATGGTACCTGAGCAGCTGAGCTGTTCCGGTTTCTCAACAACGACCAGCTACTAGCACTAGCAAACACTAACACACACCTAGCTGGTATGCTTCTAaacttaaaaatcaaaactatcGCTTTAGCACATCTCCACTCTTTTTACCGTGATCAATTTTCAATTTGTCAAAACATTATTGGTGAGCTAGCGCAATCTGGAGCACGTTCGTCGATGACACATGCGGCGCACAATGTATAATGACGACACTACGTATAGGTACGTTTACACAGTTGACTAAACAGAGGTATCATTTTCTGCTACATTTTATCTCATTGTGACCATCATGACACCCAATATCGTTGCATCTTTACATGGATGTTTCTGTTTGCCTAAGTTTGTTCGATGGACTAGCTCGCGCATTTCATTGAAAATTGGAGAGTTACGGTTCTGAGCCCAAAATGGTTGTAGCAACCAGCATTAACCCCACCCGCAATAGTTGGAGGTTACTAACAAACACATTCTCAACGCCATATCTCAAACCATAGCATGATCATAAAATTACGTTCGCTCCATATGCAGGCCGGCTATTTCTCAACGCCATATCTGGAACTCATATCTACTTTGGCTAAAGCGACAGTTGCAGGGAAGTTGTACTATGAAAAGTAAGCCAGTATAATCCTTATATATACAGACCACCTTGTGGAACTTATATGTTATCTAATCTGTTTCTGAGCTCAACGAATATGTTATCACATCCCAACCTCAGGTCACACTTTTATCCGCCAAAATTCTTAACACTTATAGTTGACTCTACTAATTGTCATTGTTCTCTTATGCATTACAGAGCATTGAGTTTTTCTGTACAGCAAGGTGACAAGAATTCAAACAGATAACGGCTTTTGTTATACTTCCTGCtcaaaatgttcaaaaaaagcTCCAGCCAGAGGTGTCTTCCTTCTCATGCATCGCATGTGATGATTCCAACGCTGTGGATGTTGTCAGGTTACATTCATATAACTtatcttctttttatatatctttgttATGAATATTAAATTAACTAACACTAATATTCGTTTCTGCATCCCTTCACTGTATACAGGTATCGTCTCGAACTATCCGTCTCAGACCAAACAGACGAAGCTGTCTCACACCAAACAGACGAAGCTGTGTTTGTCACTTTTGATACGGAGATACTAAATCGACAAACTTTCGAGCTGCTGAAGCTGCACATCTTATGGTCTGCCCACTGAAGCTGTGTTCAGTTTCTAGAAAATCTGTTTCCGGTTTGCAGTGTGCAGATTACCAACCTCTTCCACCAAAATATAGGCGTCCAAAGTAGGTGAGATTTTACGTCAGCTCTCACAATCAAACATCTACACCCATAAATTGTTGGCGTTAAAGAGTTACTTTCTACTACATTGCAACAACCGTTTTCTAAAGACAATTTAAAGTCAGAGATCATAAACATACATTATTCATAATTTCAAAAACATACATTATTCTTGGCGTGACCTGCACGGGCGAAATCATAAACATACATTATTCATAATTTCATATGTAGACTAGCGAGATCATGTTTACTCTCTTCTAAGACAGGCCTAAACcccaaaataattataaacaccttaacaaatttaataaacaGCCCATCTTGCTAATCTTGTGCTCAATGGAAATTCGATGTTCACCATATGCGGAAAAAATTGTCCCACCGTTATTAATAGGGAAAATTCATAAGAAAATCCTAATTAAATTTCATTAAACCTTTTAATACTGAAATCTTTTTGGTATACAATTTAATCCAAACTAATTATTgctcttttttatttactttaaaattcattttaatacacaaacttttttattttaatcaaaaatattgataaatttcaagaaaaaatgtaaaaaatatctaaaattcaaaattaaatctaaatctaaattttttcaaatttatgttgaattttgaagataaaaataactaaactttagataaaatttagaaaattttaactctgaataattttaataatttcattttaaacttcagaaaacaaactaaaattgaaattaaaaatgatattataatGTTCTAAGATTATATACATTTAGTTACTTTTACTCttaatacttaaaaaaaaatcatgaaattttaaaattgttttgaattttagatatttttagaattgtttttaaaaatttattgatatttttgattaaaaacataGTTTGAATATTAAAATGAACATGGTTTTAAAAGTAATTGTATCAAAATGAGCATAATAATAAGTTTGAGTATTAAACCAATAGCAAAAAAGTGTGGGTATTAAAAACTTCACGAAATTTAGTTgagatatttttataaaaatatttcttatacagtagaaactctataaattaatattttataaattaataaatacgataaattaataaatttctttGGTCCCGAACTGAGTCAGTTCAAAATATGACACGAATCAATAAGATAATAAGATAATAGTTTTTTAGAAAAtcctatgtaaatatatagttcCACTAAAAGCATAACTTAACTATTTATATACgtacaaacaaaaaattgtaccatttattttatattaacaatagaatttatctatattttttaatatttcaatatattttgataacatTTAGTAAATTTATAGCCAAAAGAACACTTAAAttctatgaaacatattttatacacaccaaataatataatataattataacaattagttttaaaaaaaatttaattaatgtataaattgtaaaatctaaaaaagaaagttttgtaaatcaataattttataaataataaaatataatagtctcaacattattaatctaTAGAGTTGTTACTGTAAATGCAAGTAATAACTTGCCCAAAAAAGgtttaaaaacttaaaacacaTAAAGTTATGGCAGGCCGATCTTACAAAATCAACCACTAAATTAGCATAGTCAAATTATCCTTCTAATAACACCATCACTGCACAAAGGTTACGTTACTTTACATTAAATTTTTACGGATATAAAAACCCAAGCATTCCACTCCACACTACATCTCTTccaccaaaaacttaaaacaaaaaattcatATCAGCAACTATCAAATATAAAAGAACTCCCTCAAAATATCTAAAGGGGATATTATCATCTCCCGATTGCACAACTAAAGCACAATGAGAAACTAGATTTATTTTCTCGTTGTTTacgattttattttttgttaataaaaataatatttacttgATAATACACCTAATCAATATCTTTATTAACAAAAACTCATAAATAATGCTAAAATACCCTATAAATTAGTATTATTAAGAAAAACCTACAAATTTTATGtacaaacaaatattaataacaaCATTATATAAACATTAACTTAAATGTCATATTACATTGactcttttaatagattatgATTACGTTGAGATGAGAGGCTACACATTTTTCATGGAGGTACATAGAAGATGAATAATGGTCAGCAAATGTTTTTAACTTGGACTTAGATATGATTGTTATGGtttttaatagtttaagaaaCAATTCATTTTGTCATGGCCACACATGCATCTATCTTATGTTTTGTTATGACACATTATTcttattatttacttttctcTACACAGTTACTCTGACAAGGAACTACGATCTTCATTGTTTGTAATTCTCTGttaacattctttttttttgaacaacctcTGTTAACATTCACTCTCTAGCATTGGTGGCTTAAATGCAGAGTTCGTTGACGTGTTCCGAAGAGCATTTGCTTATCGTATATTTCATTCTATTGTGGTTCTCTCTTCGAGCACTTTTGACAATTATTGCTATGTGTTTTGTGTCCCTTTGAAGTTTATCTTATGATCTTGCAAATTTGGAGAAAAGCAAGATAAAAGATGCTTCTTTTTGGACCTTGATGGCTCGCCAAATtggaaaaatatttattgaaaagGAGCCAAAGGTATATTTCTCATTTTCTGACTTTCACAAGATAATGATTTATCCGCATATCTGCTAAAAGTGAGGTTGTTCCGACAACAGAGGGCTTGAAGCTCAATATGAGAGATTTTACCCCTACAATGAGTGACATGAAGCTTCAGTTAACTATTGTTTTGCTTTACTGAGGTTTTGATTCAATTTAAGCTTCTAGGTAATGCTCATATATTTTTCATGATGCTGCTTCAATAATTTTTGTAAGTcattttgttttagattttagattttatttcatcactacaaaatatatattaggcAGAACCGGTTCTGGATAAAAGAAGGTGAAGCATATGCTTTTGGGCCGattagattaaatattataTTGGGGCCAATTTGCTTAATATTGTCATTGGTTCAGTGGCTGAG comes from the Brassica rapa cultivar Chiifu-401-42 chromosome A01, CAAS_Brap_v3.01, whole genome shotgun sequence genome and includes:
- the LOC103870037 gene encoding outer envelope pore protein 16-2, chloroplastic, which encodes MEKSGGRKVMDEIRSFEKASLFDLGHPLLNRVADSFVKAAGVGALQAVSREAYFTVVDGTGFDSSSMGPPSEDTGSKKHRFPNLRGENSSKSLEALVKNTGKESLQWGLAAGLYSGITYGMKEARGGAHDWRNSAVAGALTGAAMAMTTSERTSHEQVVQSALTGAAISTAANLLSSVF
- the LOC103870046 gene encoding dihydrolipoyl dehydrogenase 2, chloroplastic, encoding MQSAFSLSFSQSSLTLPNRPLCSPNAAPRNLRFCGLRREAFGFSPPKQLNSCRFQVKNRRIEVSAAAGGNGAPSNKSFDYDLVIIGAGVGGHGAALHAVEKGLKTAIIEGDVVGGTCVNRGCVPSKALLAVSGRMRELQNEHHMKSFGLQVSAAGYDRQGVADHASNLATKIRNNLTNSMKALGVDILTGFGSVLGPQKVKYGKDNVITAKDIIIATGSVPFVPKGIEVDGKTVITSDHALKLESVPDWIAIVGSGYIGLEFSDVYTALGSEVTFIEALDQLMPGFDPEISKLAQRVLINPRKIDYHTGVFASKITPAKDGRPVMIELIDAKTKEHKDTLEVDAALIATGRAPFTNGLGLENINVATQRGFIPVDERMRVIDGNGKLVPNLYCIGDANGKLMLAHAASAQGISVVEQVTGRDHVLNHLSIPAACFTHPEISMVGLTEPQAREKAEKEGFKVSIAKTSFKANTKALAENEGEGLAKMIYRPDNGEILGVHIFGLHAADLIHEASNAIALGTRIQDIKLAVHAHPTLSEVVDELFKAAKVESPASTTPQSVKAAV